Proteins from a single region of Haemorhous mexicanus isolate bHaeMex1 chromosome 4, bHaeMex1.pri, whole genome shotgun sequence:
- the STBD1 gene encoding starch-binding domain-containing protein 1 gives MARDRGPPVLRPPRAAALPAEPRGWGWLGAGLWPALLVGLLAAIVAWFWYGDSDGRTEAGGEEAAAGREGPRRASAAAVTTEDAAAGGEPVRREVAAAAPSGPRNPGENLAAVSREELNHVPSGAVLGEPVELEQLIPKRGVPEPGEHPADMAGSQAGELEAQVGQASDGWCVMNLAGTSDDECKDRSEEPCQPAERRDLEHEEWEVVSEHLVEGKDGSMEDSDSKEWEAGDCCDGDSKAKRVAAVPPMFQNIHVAFRVHYVTHSEAQLIGVTGDHECLGQWHSYVPLKCDKDGFWSESISLPVDTRIEWKFILVENGKVRRWEECGNRTLVTEHEDQTVHQWWGYH, from the exons cggctggggctggctgggcgCGGGGCTGTGGCCGGCGCTGCTCGTGGGGCTGCTGGCCGCCATCGTCGCCTGGTTCTGGTACGGCGACAGCGACGGGCGAACGGAGGCGGGCGGCGAGGAGGCGGCGGCCGGCAGAGAGGGGCCCCGGCGGGCGAGCGCGGCGGCGGTGACCACAG AGGATGCTGCGGCGGGCGGGGAGCCGGTGCGGCGGGAGGTGGCGGCTGCTGCCCCGTCCGGCCCTCGGAATCCAGGAGAGAATCTGGCGGCTGTTTCAAGGGAAGAGCTTAACCACGTCCCGAGCGGTGCAGTTTTGGGCGAacctgtggagctggagcagctgatcCCCAAGCGCGGTGTCCCGGAGCCGGGGGAGCATCCAGCTGATATGGCCGGCAGCCAGGCAGGCGAACTGGAAGCCCAGGTGGGACAGGCAAGTGACGGATGGTGCGTGATGAACTTGGCAGGGACCTCTGACGATGAGTGTAAGGACAGAAGCGAGGAGCCGTGTCAGCCAGCTGAGAGGAGGGACTTGGAGCATGAAGAGTGGGAAGTTGTTTCTGAGCACCTGGTCGAAGGCAAGGATGGCAGCATGGAAGACTCAGACAGCAAGGAATGGGAAGCAGGAGACTGCTGTGACGGGGACTCGAAAGCAAAGCGAGTTGCAGCCGTGCCCCCCATGTTCCAGAACATCCATGTGGCTTTCCGAGTGCACTACGTCACCCACTCCGAGGCACAGCTCATCGGTGTCACAGGGGACCATGAGTGCCTGGGCCAGTGGCACAGCTACGTCCCCCTCAAGTGTGACAAGGATGGCTTCTGGTCTGAATCCATCAGTCTGCCCGTGGACACCAGAATAGAGTGGAAATTTATCTTGGTGGAGAATGGCAAGGTCAGACGCTGGGAAGAATGCGGTAACAGGACCCTAGTGACTGAACACGAAGATCAAACTGTTCATCAGTGGTGGGGATACCATTAA